Part of the SAR324 cluster bacterium genome, TTCCGCAGGTAAAACTCCACAAAGTTCCAGTGTTTCAGGCTCTGGAACGCCTCAAGGGAACATGGGAGGAAATTACCGCAACAATCCAGATCCTGTCTGAAGCAAACAGTTCCGTATGGCTCGAAATTGTGTATGACGGCTCAGACATCATCGGTGATTTGAGGGAACGGCTTGATGCCGCAATTGAAGGAACCCGCATGGAAATTCTCAGGGTCCGCAACAACCGGGTCATGGCCAGAGCACTGAACCGCCAGCACACAGACGAAACCCTGGACCACCTGAATCCTGGTGATGTTTTTGAACGCTGTTTGCGGGCACACGAAGTCACGGAAGAGCAATGCCGGGAATTGCGGATTGCCTATGAGGAAACCCTTCTTTCACTTGAATCGGAAGACCACCATGAAGATTCTGCAAGTCCGCTTTAAAAATCTGAATTCCCTGCTGGGGGAATGGGAAATTGATCTCTCGCATCCAGCTTTTGTTTCAGAAGGAATTTTTGCGATTACCGGGCCGACCGGTGCAGGAAAAACCACGATCCTGGATGCCATCTGCCTGGCGTTGTACGGCAAAACTCCCCGCCTCAACAAAGTGACCCAGAATAGCAACGAAATCATGTCCCGTCGTGCCGGTGAATGTTTTGCGGAAGTGACTTTTGAAACAAAGCTGGGCCGGTTCCGCTGTCACTGGAGCCAGCATCGTTCCAGAAAAAAAGCGGGTGGATCGTTGCAAACACCCAAACATGAGATTGCAGACGCGGTTACAGGAAAAGTCGTTGAAGCAAAAATCAGGGGTGTCGCAGAACAGATCGAAAATACAACAGGAATGGATTTTGATCAATTTTCCCGATCCATGTTGCTGGCTCAGGGAAGTTTTGCCGCGTTTCTTCAGGCCTCCGCGGATGAACGATCCCCCATCCTGGAACAAATCACCGGCACTGAAATTTATAGCAAAATCTCGATCAGGGTTCATGAAAAACGCACCGAAGAACGCAAAAAACTGGAAGTGCTGATGGCAGAATTTTCCGGCATTCAGTTACTCGGCGATGAAGCCATGCTTGAACTGAAACAGACACTGGCTCAAAAAAATCTTCAGGAAACAGATCTGGAAAAACAAATTGTGCAATTGCAACAAACCATCAACTGGCTGGATGGACTGATACTGCTGGAAAAGGATCTGGCGCAGTTGGAAGAACAAAAACAAGACCTTGCAAAACGAAAAGAAGCCTTTGTTCCTGAACGCCAAAAACTGGAAAAGGCGGTGAAAGCGCTGGAATTGTCAGGAGAACATGCCCGGTTGGTTTCCATGAGAGAAGAACAGGAAACCGAACAAAAGACTCTTCGGGAGTCTCAACAAAAACTGCCAGCCCTTGAAACCAATATCAAACAGACAGATGAGGCTTTAAAACTCGCGGCAGATGCTCTGGCTATAAAAAAATCGGAACAAAAAAATCTGGTTGAATTGACCCGCAAAGTTCGGGAACTTGATTTTCAACTCAAGGAAAAAGACCAGACGATGAAGGCTGAAAGCAAGATCATTTCCACCTTGAAAACGGAAATGGCATCCCTTCGTGAGAAATATTCCAATGACCGCAATGTCCTGAAAAAGAATCGCGAACAACTGGAAGCTACCAATATGTTTCTCCATGAAAACCATACAGACGCGGCTTTGGCTGAACATCTTGCAGGGCTTCGTGAACGGTTTGCCTCTCTGCGAGAACTCGACGCGAGTAAGCAAGGTTTGACCACGCAACAAAAATCACAACAAAGCCAATTTGATCTTGCTGACCAGTTGCACAGCAGACAACTGGCACTTCAGGAAACAATCAATCAAAAAATATCCGACCAGAAAGCAGTTCTTTTAAAACAACAGCAGACACTAGAAAACACCTTGTCAGGACAGGAGATTGCTGTCTGGCGAAATGCGATTCTGCAACTCAAAGACCGGAAAAATCTGCTGGAACAAATGGTAGAAAACTCTTTGCGGGCGATTGACACTCAAAAGGGTATGGGTGAGTTGCAACTCAAAGAAACCAGCCTCTCCACAGAAAAAGACCTGCTGAACCGGAACCTTCCTGAACAGCAGGAAAAACAAGCGGGACTGGAACGGGAAGTCCTGTTGCTGGAAACCCAACTGTTGCTCCTTAAAAAAATTCAGGATTTTGACGAGGCCCGGCATCAGTTGCAGGATGGACAGCCATGCCCCCTGTGCGGTGCACTGGAACATCCCTTTGCGCAAGGCAATATTCCAAGGCCTGATGAAACCAGAGAAACATTGAACAGAGTGCGGGGAGACCTGAAAAAATCGGAGAAATTGATTTCCGGTCTAAAAATCAGGGAAGCCGCGATTCTCAAAGATCTGGAGATGATTGCGGTCCAGCGCAAAAAACTGTCAGAGCAACAGGACACTGACAATACCAGACTGGAAGAAGGTTGTTCCATACTGAAAATCACCCGGTCAGAAACAGACCCGCAGGTTTTAAGGCAATTGATAGCCGACACTGATAATTCATTACAAAAAACAGTGGTCGTTGTTGAAACCGTTGATCAGCTTGAAAAAGACATGCTCAAATCACGGAAAGCTCTGGAAAAATTCCAAGAGGAACTTTCACAATCCGAAAAGAAGTTACAGACCGTGGTTCTTGAAAAAGCCGCCGCCGGGCAGGACTTAAAACGGATCAGCCATCAACTTGTGACGCTTGAAGAACAGTTTAAAAAAGCGCAGGAAGAAACATTGCAGGAATTGACCTCCTATGGCATCGACCAACTGACTGTGGAAAAACTGGATCAAATCTTTAAAACGCTCACAAAACGCCGTGATCGGTGGCAGGAACAACAAATTCAGAAAAACGATCTTGAGAAAAAAATCGGGACGCTTGAACTGCAAAGCCAGCATCAGCAAGAACAAATTTCCAAACTGGAATCAGAACTGGCTGGCAAGCAGGAAACGTTGAACGCACTCGCCCAACAGCAGAATAATTTGCTAAGTGAACGTAAGCAATTGTTTGGTGATAAAAACCCTGACAGTGAAGAAGCCCGAGTGTCAGCAGAAGTGGATAATGCGGAGAATCTATTGGAACGCCGGCGTGAAGAACTCAACAGGTTCACTCAGGAACACAGCCAACTCAAAGCCAGAATTGAATCCGTTGAGAAGTCCTTTCTCACCCGGAATGATCTGCTGAAAACATCAACGGAGTCCTTTGCCTCAAATCTTGTCCGTCATGGTTTTCAGGATGAGCTGGATTACCAAAATGCCTGTCTGCCTGAAGAAAATCGAAAAAATATGCAAGAAATGGTGGAACGCCTCAACACCGAACAAACCATGCTGGAGGCACGGCAACGGGATAAAACCGGACAACTGGATGCTGAACGAAAAAAACAGATCACCGCAAAACCTCGGGAACAGATCCTTCAGGAAACAGGCGCACTTCAGGAAACACTCAAAACGTTACGGCAGGAAATCGGCGGGATTCAGCAAAAACTGAAAGATAATGAAGATTTGCGGATGAAACAGCAGGAGCGCATCACCATCATCAATGCTCAGCAACGGGAATGCGCTCGCTGGGACTTGCTACATGAACTGATTGGTTCCGCGGATGGCAAGAAATATCGTAACTTTGCCCAGGGACTGACGTTTGAGATGATGATTGGTCATGCAAACCAGCAACTACAAAAAATGACAGACCGCTACCTGTTGCTCAGAGATGACAAGCAACCGCTGGAATTGAATGTGATTGACAACTATCAGGCTGGCGAAATCCGTTCCACAAAAAATTTGTCTGGTGGAGAGAGTTTCATTGTCAGTTTGTCGCTGGCGTTGGGCCTGTCCCAAATGGCCAGCAGAAATGTCCGGGTGGATTCGCTGTTTCTGGATGAGGGGTTTGGAACACTGGATGAGGAAGCACTGGACACCGCCCTGGAAACGCTTGCGGGCTTACGGGCTGATGGCAAATTGATCGGCGTGATTTCACATGTTCCCGCCCTCAAGGAACGAATCAACACTCAAATCCAGGTGATTCCACAAACAGGAGGGCGAAGCATGATCATGGGGCCGGGGTGTGAAAAGATTCAAAACTCCAGCCTCTGACAGAAAAAGGATTTCCTGATTCTGCCAAGTTCAATGAAATAACGGTTACATCCCCTTGGAGTCACTTCCATGATCCATAGCACCCATCATTTCTGTTTTACAGACTGCTGGCAATCCCATGGTGTTGCTGACCCAGGTCAGGCTTTGTGGACCATTATATTCCCATGATTCCAACAGAGTGCCATCCGCCTGCTGAGTGAAGGAAAAACTCATCATATCCAGCGTGAACGCACCATTTTCCAGCGCATAGCTTTTGGAACTACAGGTGTCGCCATACAGGGAATAAATGCTCACCATCCCGGCGGAGGCTTCCAGAAAGACACCACTGCCTTCAATGTTGGTACTTCCGGCCCAACTGCCATTGATGTTTTTCCCTGCCATATCCATGGTGGGCTTGGTCTGTGAACATCCAGCAAAAATCAGCATGCTGGCAACTACCAAAATAAGAGAATTCAATCGGTTCATTGTGACTCCTTACAAAATTAAAAATAATGCGAACAGGTTCATGCATTCCGAACATATCCACAGGGGATTACGTAGAATGCGTGTTTTAACATACATGAACCGAATGTCCAGAATTTATTCGGAATGGGGACTAAAGGAGGGAAAAAGTTTTCATAATCTCAGCCAGTTTTGGGTCTGTTTTGGACAAAGATCGTAGCGTTTCAAGAAATTGATGCAGTTGTTGTCCATTGGCCGCAATATCCTGCTCCATCCTGGGAATTCTTTCCAATTGTTTTTCCATGGCGGCCACTTTGGTTTCAAAAGGTCGAATCATGGTGCGACGATCCCAAAGCGCAAAACTGATGGTGGCAATCATCATCGCGCTAAACGTCGCCAAAAGGCCGATGGTCAGATTGATGAGCTGATCAAACCGTTGGTCCACTGTTTCAAACCGCCGGTTCATGTCTTCAAACCGTTTATCCTGATTTTCAAACCGTTGGTCGACGGCTTCAAACCGCTGGTCAACGGCTTCAAACCGTTGGTCGACAGCTTTAAACCGCTGATCCATTTCACGGAGAATGAATTCCTGATGTTCCCGGAGTCCCTTCAATTCAGCTTTGATATCCGTCAACGCTTCAATGATTTCCCTGTCACTGATCCGGGGTGCCGTTTCCACAGCCATGACGGGTCCCCCCTGAAGCAGGCTCCAGAAGAGGGTCAGTCCAATGATTTGAGTTGTCACACGCATGTTTTCTCCTGAAAAAAATCATCATTTTAAAAAAAATATAGACGATCTCGCCACCACTGACAAGTCTCTGCCGTGTTTTTTTGCAGTAACCCTGTTTGTTTCTGTTTGGGATATGTTCTCCCTGAAAAGAGACAGGGAGACTCAGATAATGACGTTTTTTTCAGCGTTTGCGTTTCATGAAATTGAGTGGTTTTTCAGAAACATTCTTGCTGACAGCGGCCATTTGATTCCAGCGTCCCAGCAACTGTTTCTGCAGTTTTGTTTCCCAATCCAGTGCGGTTTTATCATCAGCGGTCCAGGTGTTCTGAAACAGTTTTTTGGCATTGGCCACCGAATCCGGAGAGCGCGTCGCGATTTCCCGGGCCAGTTTCATGGCATCCTCAAAGGGCGTTTCTGTGACATAGGACACCAGACCATATTCCTTGGCTTTGACCCCATCAAACACTCGTCCGGTCATGGTCAATTCCTTGGCCAGATCCATCGGAATCAATTCCCGGAGTGTGATGCTGCCGCTCATATCGGGGATCAATCCCCATTTGGCTTCCATGATGGAAAACTCGCAGTCCGGAGTGCTGAACCGGAAATCAGCGCCCAGGGCAATCTGAAATCCTCCGCCATAACAGCGGCCATGCACAACAGCCAGCACCGGTACTGAAAGTTGTCGCCACGCATAGCCCACATCCTGGGCAATGTTGGAAATCTTGGTTCCGGGTTTGATCAGTAATTTGCCAATGGCCAGTGGATTTTTAATGATTCGCATCACATCCAGTCCTGAGCTGAATACCTTTCCTTCGCCTTGGATGATGACGGCCCGGAGATCACGATTCTTGCCTATTTTTTTAGCGGTAGCAACCAACGCCTCAAACATGGGCATGTCCAAAGCATTGTATTTATCAGGGCGGTTCAGCGTGACAATGGCAATGTTATCTTCAATCCGCATTAAAACACGTTCTTCCATGTTCAACCTTCAATGAGAGTTAGAGAGACAGTGAGCATTATTTTTTAGTTACAGCGATGTTCCTTGTGATCCGCAAAAGGAGAAGCTCACCCAATTGGAACTGATGATGGGGAAATTTTCTGGTCAACGCAAGCCAGAGCTTGGCCGAAGAGGTTTTTTTCAGTAAAAATGTGTTTAAATTTCACAAATCGGATGTGATGCTCGCTGTTTGTCATTCCGTGTTTGACACGGAATCCAGGGGCACCGGGCGTTTGGTGGAATCTGGATACCGGATCAGGTCAAGTATGACACGGTGCCGAAAAAGAAAAGTGTACCATTTATTTCTTGGCGGACCCTAAGGGCTTCGGAAAAAATGAGGAACACTAAAGCGATCGCCGGAAATCAACATACCAGCATTGTCGCTGAAAAATATTATTCCGAAGATGGTAGCATCGGGTTACGTCCCGATGTAATTCCACGGTTTGTCGCCCTCCCCGAGACGTAACCCGGGGCTACCATTCTTTTTTCTTTCGTGTTTCTGATGTTTTTCGTGGTTAAAAAAGTACCTGCACAGGTAGAAAAGTTTGAATACCCCTTGTCTGTCACTCTGACTGGCATCCTGGAAGACATTGCTCAAACAGGAACTTCCACCCGTCTGGCGGATATCTCCAAAACGATCAGGGACCAACTGGATCAGCGCATCTCCAAACCTCTGGGACTGCGCAAATTGATCAGGGAGGAAGAAAAACAATACCGGATTGTTATCCCGCGACACGGATAGCTTTTCTCGTTCCACCGTTTCACGGTGGAACGCCGGATGAAACGCTTTGCGCCAAGGATAAAGGAAGGTCTTACGGGATTCAGGATTTGTGGGGAGGCGTTCCTGATTTATGGGTGGCCGCATCATAGGCGCAATAGAGTAAAGTCCCTAAAAACGCGACAATAGTGATGTAAGCGATTATTTCCATCAGAGCCTCCGGAGTTCATCAATTTTTTGTTCAATTTTGGAGTGAAGCAGAATGATCGAAACCAGCACCCCAAACAGGAAAATCACAGCTAAAATAAATTTAAAATCATTGACGTGATCAAGATGATTCACAATCCAGGTAATGTCTGCCATTCCAGAGGCAGCCAGGATGCCCATCCAAAATTTAGCGTATCCAATTTGTTCTTTTAACTGATCTGTTTCAGGCATAAACCTTTCTTGTCTGTTATTCATGTTTTTTATAGTGTTTTAAATATCAGTGGCTAGGGGAAAGGTCAACCCCGTTTGTCGTTGCCGATCTTCTCTTAACAGTGAGCATTATTTTTTAGTTACAGCGACGTTCCTTGTGATCCGCAAAAGGAGAAGCTCACCCACTTGGAACTGATGATGGGGAATTTTTCTGGTCAACGCAAGCTATAGAATATTCAGCCAAATCAAGATTTGATCAAATGTTTCAAAGCCCGATGCACCCGGATGCGGTCCCACAGTGGAAATTCCATATATTCTGGTTTTTCCACATGACATCCGAGGAACCCGCTACCCATCCAGATCTGCAAGCCCCCCTTGTGTTTGGCCCAGAAACGGTCTACGGCCCAGGCGTCTGGATTTCTTTGAATATCATGAATAAGGACATCAGTGCTTTTCTTCATACAGGCGCAAACCAATGCGGATTTTTTTCTCTCAGAGCCGCTAAAAAATTTCTTCCCACAGGAAGTATTTGCGGTGGATCCGTATGTTCCCTAAGCCATAATTCTGAATCACGGATATTTTTCTTTTTGATATACAGCCCTCGAGCGGGATGAATCACATAAGACCGATGAATCTGCAACAACACCTGTGGAACATACAATTGCTTGATCCACTGAAAACTGACCGTTTGTTCAACCACTGGATTCTGGGAGCGGTCCCAGTGGATTTCAATATGAGGCCCATTGGCCTTCACATACAGAAGGCGTTCCAGATCACTGGCGATGAGTTCAGCCGTCTGTTCCAATTGTTGTTTGAGGGCACCTGCGCCAAAGAGTTCAATTTTTTGAGACACCTGCGCCATCACATCCTCAACTATATCCGGTGGTTCACTGGTGGATGGTAGGACTTCGAGCTTTTGTGCCTTGAACAGTGAAATCTCAATCATGGTGTACACATCTTTTTCCTTGAAGGGCTTGACCAGATAGCCATAAGGTTCAGTCAACTTGGCTCGCTCCAGTGTTTTTTTATCGGTGTAGGCTGTCAGATAAATGACTGGAATCTGGTAATGCGTATTCAGATAGTGCGCCAGATCAATGCCATCCAGTTCTCCCTGAATCATGATATCCATCAGCACCAGATCCGGTCGATTCCGGCCAATGGATTGAATCGCTTTTTCTCCGGAAGCGGCAGTATCCGCAGAATAACCAGACATGGTCAGGATCATCTGGAGTTCTTTGGCGACTACAAATTCATCTTCAACAATCAGGATTCTGGGTTGAGTCATCGTGTTCCTGGTGATTCCGGAATAGTGATTAAAAACCGCGTGCCATGCTCACGCTGAAGTTCGATGGTTCCATTCAGTTGTTCTTCGACAATCCCTGTGACCAATTGAAGTCCCAGCGAAGAGGTCTTTCTAAAATCCAGATGCTCCGGAAAACCTGCGCCATCGTCCTGAATGATCAACAATCGACGCGGATGCTCCTCATTGAATTCAATTTGAATTGTTCCGCTCTTTTTACCGGGAAAAGCATGTTTGATGGCGTTGGACACCAGTTCATTGAGAATCAGACCAATCGGAATGGATTCGTCCAGATGCAGAGTGACATCATGGATTTTTATTTCAAACACAATTTTATTCGGATCCAGTTGGTAACCGGAGGACAAGCCATGGATCAGTTTTTGTACATAAGATTCCAGATCAATGGTGGAAAGGGATTCGGAACTGTAAAGCCGTTCATGAACCAGCGCCATGGCACTGATTCGGTCCTGACTGGCCTGAAGCACCTTGACGTAGTCCGGATCTTTCAGGGACATGGCTTGCAAACGAATGAGACTGGAAACCACCTGAAGATTGTTTTTCACACGATGATGCACTTCCTGCAACAACACTTCTTTTTCGCGCAGAGACACTGTCAATTGATGATTGATCTGTTCCAGTTCTGTTTTGGTGTGTTCCAACGTGCGGTTGGTTTCTTCGTATTGTTTGGCCTTGTCAGTGGTAAGGGTCAGTTTTTCTGTCAAAATCACAGAAAAGAGCCGATAAAAAAGCTGCTCCATGCTTTCTGTGTGTGATAACTGCAAATGGAGATCTTTGGCCGAGAGACTCAAAACCTCCACGGGTGTTTCGGTGACAACCGCCGCTGAGGTTGGATTGGAACTGATAACACTCATTTCGCCAAAGATATCCCCGGTGCGATGCAATTCCAGAATCCGTTCGCCATGGGTGTAAACACCGACTTTCCCATGAATAAGCAGAAATACACGGTCATTGAACTGACCTTCCTGCAGGATGGTTTCATCCTGATTGTATTCATGGACCGTTGTCAGTTGAAGCAATTGTTCCAGCGAAGAATCCGGCAGTGTTTTGAAAAACGGAGAAGCTTTCAAATATTGAATGATCTGCCGGTTTTCTTCAAAAATAGGTTGATTTCGGGTTGTCATGAGCAAGGGTCTGTCACGAATTTATCTGTTCAAATTCACGTGAAGGCAATTCACGTTCCAGCAGTCGTTGGAGCGCATGCCGGGGAGTGAGGCCTTCATACAAAATATCATACACGGCTGACGATATGGGCATATCCACCTGATATTTTTCAGCAAGCCCCTTGATGGATTTGGCATTCACCACCCCTTCGGCCACCGACCTTTTTTTTGACATATATTCTTCCAGCGATTGTCCACTGCCAAGAGCGTGGCCCAGCGAATAATTTCTGGAAAGGGTTCCGGTAGCGGTTAGCACCAGATCTCCCAGTCCGGACATGCCCGCAAAGGTTTCCAGCTTTCCACCAAGCACAAGTCCCAGACGATTCATTTCAGCCAAGCCACGACAGATCATGGCAGAACGGGCACTCAATCCGAGTCCCATGCCATCTGAAATTCCAGTAGCAATGGCAATCACGTTTTTAACGGTTCCGCCAATTTGAACGCCAGCCAGATCGTCGCTCAGATACACCCGGAAATGAGGTACTTTGAGGATCTGCTGGAGACTTTTGGCGATTTCCTCATTTTTACAGGCCAGCACCGCACCAGTCGGCATCCCCCTGGCGACATCCTCCGCAAAAGTCGGGCCTGACAACACTGAAACCGTGGGAATATGTTCCAACTCCTGAGCATACACATCACTCATCAACGACAGCGTTGAAAGTTCCACGCCTTTGCTGACAATGATGATGACATGATCCTTCCTGATTTGAGGACGCAACTGCCGGGCAATGGTCCGTGCCACATGGGAAGGTGGCGATGAAATAAGGAATTGATGATTTTTAACCACATGAGCCATGTCATTGGAGGCTTTGAGCGATTCCGGTAAAGGAATTCCCGGTAAAAAAACAGTATTTTCATGTTTCTGGTTGATGGCATCAACGGTTTCTTTTTCATAGGCCCACAAGGTGACATCATACCCTTTGTTTGCCATGAGAGAGGCCAGTGCGGTTCCCCATGCGCCACCGCCAATCACGCCTATTTTTTCAATATCCATATATTTCTCCTGTTTGAGATTCCGGAAACTTGTACTGTTTCATCACCTATACTCAAGAGTGATAAGTTTTCAGTTATCAGCCGTCAGCTTTTAGTAAGTCATTGAAATTAAAAGTTTCCTGAATATCAAATTTTCAAAGAAACTTTTAGGCTTATACAAAAATTATAATAATTTCAATCGGTTCAAAAAAAACTGAAAACTGAAAGCTGAGAACTTACCACTGTCGAGACCTATAGAGCATATTTCATGAATGATTTTCAAAAACAAGAGAGCATGACCGTTATAAGAGATTTCTTATTGAGTTAGAGCGACTCAGGAAGACGAATCATTTAATTTAGAAGTGGTGTCATCTCGACCAAATGGAGAAATATAGACAAATATTTCATGAAGGAAGATCAAAAGTAACACGTCCCAGGCGGCCTTCACGGAAATCTCTCAACAGTAATTGGCAGATCCTTTGGGTGTCCACGCCCCCTCCGGCAGTGAGGCATCCGCGTTTTTGCGCGATCATCAGCAAGGACTGTTCGAACGAGGTGCCTTTGAGTTTTTCGGGAAGTTCATAGGAGGTTTCCAGTCGTTCAGGCAGGTGCTCCAGATAATAATTGAGCAGATACCGGGTTATTTTCTCAATCCCCACCACGTCATCCTTGATGGAACCTGTGACTGCCAGCCTGAAGCCTTCTTCTTCCGTATCAAATTTGGGCCAGAGGATTCCGGGTGTATCAAGCAACTCAATGTTTTCATCGATTTTTACCCATTGCTGCTGTCTTGTCACACCGGGCATGGGGCCGGTGCCTGCCGCTTTTTTTCTGACCAGTTTATTGATCAGGCTCGATTTTCCTACATTTGGAATGCCAATCACCATCAACCGCATCATCGGCGGACGAATGCCCTTGCTCCGGTAACGATCCCATTTGGCCTTGACCAGTTGACGAGCGAGAGGAATTATTTTTTTGACATTGAGATTGTCTTTGACATCAATAAACAGGTGGAATACCTGTTCACTGTCAAATATCTGTTTCCATTGTTCTGTGACTTCAGGATCAGCCAGTCCGGTTT contains:
- a CDS encoding NAD(P)-dependent glycerol-3-phosphate dehydrogenase, whose amino-acid sequence is MDIEKIGVIGGGAWGTALASLMANKGYDVTLWAYEKETVDAINQKHENTVFLPGIPLPESLKASNDMAHVVKNHQFLISSPPSHVARTIARQLRPQIRKDHVIIIVSKGVELSTLSLMSDVYAQELEHIPTVSVLSGPTFAEDVARGMPTGAVLACKNEEIAKSLQQILKVPHFRVYLSDDLAGVQIGGTVKNVIAIATGISDGMGLGLSARSAMICRGLAEMNRLGLVLGGKLETFAGMSGLGDLVLTATGTLSRNYSLGHALGSGQSLEEYMSKKRSVAEGVVNAKSIKGLAEKYQVDMPISSAVYDILYEGLTPRHALQRLLERELPSREFEQINS
- the ylqF gene encoding ribosome biogenesis GTPase YlqF, translated to MQTSSPEQSHDIQWYPGHMVKAKKEFMAKIRLVDVVLEVRDARIPRCSVNPEFAQALHQKNRIVLFNKTGLADPEVTEQWKQIFDSEQVFHLFIDVKDNLNVKKIIPLARQLVKAKWDRYRSKGIRPPMMRLMVIGIPNVGKSSLINKLVRKKAAGTGPMPGVTRQQQWVKIDENIELLDTPGILWPKFDTEEEGFRLAVTGSIKDDVVGIEKITRYLLNYYLEHLPERLETSYELPEKLKGTSFEQSLLMIAQKRGCLTAGGGVDTQRICQLLLRDFREGRLGRVTFDLPS
- a CDS encoding response regulator, with product MTQPRILIVEDEFVVAKELQMILTMSGYSADTAASGEKAIQSIGRNRPDLVLMDIMIQGELDGIDLAHYLNTHYQIPVIYLTAYTDKKTLERAKLTEPYGYLVKPFKEKDVYTMIEISLFKAQKLEVLPSTSEPPDIVEDVMAQVSQKIELFGAGALKQQLEQTAELIASDLERLLYVKANGPHIEIHWDRSQNPVVEQTVSFQWIKQLYVPQVLLQIHRSYVIHPARGLYIKKKNIRDSELWLREHTDPPQILPVGRNFLAALREKNPHWFAPV
- a CDS encoding AAA family ATPase, which codes for MKILQVRFKNLNSLLGEWEIDLSHPAFVSEGIFAITGPTGAGKTTILDAICLALYGKTPRLNKVTQNSNEIMSRRAGECFAEVTFETKLGRFRCHWSQHRSRKKAGGSLQTPKHEIADAVTGKVVEAKIRGVAEQIENTTGMDFDQFSRSMLLAQGSFAAFLQASADERSPILEQITGTEIYSKISIRVHEKRTEERKKLEVLMAEFSGIQLLGDEAMLELKQTLAQKNLQETDLEKQIVQLQQTINWLDGLILLEKDLAQLEEQKQDLAKRKEAFVPERQKLEKAVKALELSGEHARLVSMREEQETEQKTLRESQQKLPALETNIKQTDEALKLAADALAIKKSEQKNLVELTRKVRELDFQLKEKDQTMKAESKIISTLKTEMASLREKYSNDRNVLKKNREQLEATNMFLHENHTDAALAEHLAGLRERFASLRELDASKQGLTTQQKSQQSQFDLADQLHSRQLALQETINQKISDQKAVLLKQQQTLENTLSGQEIAVWRNAILQLKDRKNLLEQMVENSLRAIDTQKGMGELQLKETSLSTEKDLLNRNLPEQQEKQAGLEREVLLLETQLLLLKKIQDFDEARHQLQDGQPCPLCGALEHPFAQGNIPRPDETRETLNRVRGDLKKSEKLISGLKIREAAILKDLEMIAVQRKKLSEQQDTDNTRLEEGCSILKITRSETDPQVLRQLIADTDNSLQKTVVVVETVDQLEKDMLKSRKALEKFQEELSQSEKKLQTVVLEKAAAGQDLKRISHQLVTLEEQFKKAQEETLQELTSYGIDQLTVEKLDQIFKTLTKRRDRWQEQQIQKNDLEKKIGTLELQSQHQQEQISKLESELAGKQETLNALAQQQNNLLSERKQLFGDKNPDSEEARVSAEVDNAENLLERRREELNRFTQEHSQLKARIESVEKSFLTRNDLLKTSTESFASNLVRHGFQDELDYQNACLPEENRKNMQEMVERLNTEQTMLEARQRDKTGQLDAERKKQITAKPREQILQETGALQETLKTLRQEIGGIQQKLKDNEDLRMKQQERITIINAQQRECARWDLLHELIGSADGKKYRNFAQGLTFEMMIGHANQQLQKMTDRYLLLRDDKQPLELNVIDNYQAGEIRSTKNLSGGESFIVSLSLALGLSQMASRNVRVDSLFLDEGFGTLDEEALDTALETLAGLRADGKLIGVISHVPALKERINTQIQVIPQTGGRSMIMGPGCEKIQNSSL
- a CDS encoding cyclic nucleotide-binding domain-containing protein; translation: MTTRNQPIFEENRQIIQYLKASPFFKTLPDSSLEQLLQLTTVHEYNQDETILQEGQFNDRVFLLIHGKVGVYTHGERILELHRTGDIFGEMSVISSNPTSAAVVTETPVEVLSLSAKDLHLQLSHTESMEQLFYRLFSVILTEKLTLTTDKAKQYEETNRTLEHTKTELEQINHQLTVSLREKEVLLQEVHHRVKNNLQVVSSLIRLQAMSLKDPDYVKVLQASQDRISAMALVHERLYSSESLSTIDLESYVQKLIHGLSSGYQLDPNKIVFEIKIHDVTLHLDESIPIGLILNELVSNAIKHAFPGKKSGTIQIEFNEEHPRRLLIIQDDGAGFPEHLDFRKTSSLGLQLVTGIVEEQLNGTIELQREHGTRFLITIPESPGTR
- a CDS encoding crotonase/enoyl-CoA hydratase family protein; its protein translation is MEERVLMRIEDNIAIVTLNRPDKYNALDMPMFEALVATAKKIGKNRDLRAVIIQGEGKVFSSGLDVMRIIKNPLAIGKLLIKPGTKISNIAQDVGYAWRQLSVPVLAVVHGRCYGGGFQIALGADFRFSTPDCEFSIMEAKWGLIPDMSGSITLRELIPMDLAKELTMTGRVFDGVKAKEYGLVSYVTETPFEDAMKLAREIATRSPDSVANAKKLFQNTWTADDKTALDWETKLQKQLLGRWNQMAAVSKNVSEKPLNFMKRKR